In the genome of Halobacterium noricense, one region contains:
- a CDS encoding ABC transporter permease, whose translation MSTETQTPDVERGIVERLRASPFLSELLSNRLAVLGLTLIGGVFAVAIYARFTYDLGAITSTQFGTNPTEAAPSAQYWFGTDGQARDIFPRVLYGAWYAMLYGTVTVAASTVLGVGLGIIAAYYGDLTDNVIMRTMDVLLSFPSLLLALALVTIFPDDLGLWRAVAALTLVYTPRFARVVRGAALKVLEDEYIEATRALGATDPRLLVRHVLPNCLAPITVQSTLNFGLAIIDIAALSFLGFGASPGEPTWGMMLSNGVEYGLFSGAWWWSFFPGLLLALTVLGFNLLGDGMRDALDPRMREAID comes from the coding sequence ATGAGCACCGAAACCCAAACTCCCGACGTCGAGCGTGGCATCGTCGAGCGGCTCCGCGCGAGCCCGTTTCTCTCCGAACTGCTGTCGAACCGGCTGGCCGTCCTCGGCCTCACGCTCATCGGTGGCGTGTTCGCGGTCGCCATCTACGCCCGGTTCACCTACGACCTCGGCGCGATCACGTCGACGCAGTTCGGCACGAACCCGACCGAGGCCGCGCCGAGCGCGCAGTACTGGTTCGGCACCGACGGCCAGGCCCGCGACATCTTCCCGCGCGTGCTGTACGGCGCGTGGTACGCGATGCTGTACGGCACCGTCACGGTCGCCGCCTCGACCGTACTCGGCGTCGGCCTCGGCATCATCGCGGCGTACTACGGCGACCTCACGGACAACGTCATCATGCGCACGATGGACGTGCTGTTGTCGTTCCCGTCGCTACTGTTGGCGCTCGCGCTCGTCACCATCTTCCCGGACGACCTCGGGCTGTGGCGCGCGGTCGCGGCGCTGACGCTCGTGTACACGCCGCGGTTCGCCCGCGTCGTCCGCGGTGCCGCGCTGAAAGTTCTGGAGGACGAGTACATCGAGGCGACGCGCGCGCTCGGCGCGACCGACCCCCGGCTGCTCGTGCGCCACGTGCTCCCGAACTGTCTGGCCCCTATCACCGTCCAGTCGACGCTGAACTTCGGGCTCGCCATCATCGACATCGCCGCGCTGTCCTTCCTCGGGTTCGGTGCCAGCCCCGGCGAACCGACGTGGGGGATGATGCTCTCGAACGGCGTCGAGTACGGCCTCTTCTCGGGGGCGTGGTGGTGGTCGTTCTTCCCCGGCCTGCTGCTCGCGCTGACCGTTCTCGGGTTCAACCTCCTCGGGGACGGCATGCGTGACGCGCTCGACCCGCGGATGCGGGAAGCGATTGACTGA
- a CDS encoding ABC transporter permease, with the protein MVSKRFVAKRLLLLVPVLFGVATVVFAILHLSPGDPAVAIAGNRASRAFIEQVRADLGLNDPLWQQYLRFLGDVATFDLGQSYQIQRGTPVSQILADRLPITIELAVLGQLAGLLFGLPLGILSAVKQDTLTDHLTRIGALSGISIPIYWSGPLLILLFAQFLGVLPTSGRIGSAHFIDSVTGFILVDTLLEGDLPAFRSAFRHLLLPVVVLGIYQMALISRMMRSSMIEVIRQDYMRTARAKGQGEKITTMKHGLRNAFIPVITIIGIQFGALLGGAVLTETVFEINGIGTLLVSAINQSDYPVVQATVLVFAVMYTLVNLLVDVTYSVLDPRIEQ; encoded by the coding sequence ATGGTCTCAAAGCGGTTCGTCGCAAAACGGTTGCTGCTCCTCGTCCCCGTGCTGTTCGGGGTGGCGACCGTCGTGTTCGCAATCCTCCACCTCTCGCCGGGCGACCCAGCGGTCGCCATCGCCGGGAACCGGGCCAGCCGGGCGTTCATCGAGCAAGTCCGGGCGGACCTCGGCCTGAACGACCCGCTCTGGCAGCAGTACCTCCGCTTCCTCGGCGACGTCGCCACCTTCGACCTCGGCCAGTCCTACCAGATCCAGCGCGGCACGCCGGTCAGCCAGATTCTCGCCGACCGCCTCCCCATCACCATCGAACTCGCGGTGCTCGGCCAGCTCGCGGGCCTGTTGTTCGGCCTGCCGCTGGGCATCCTGAGCGCGGTCAAGCAGGACACCCTCACCGACCACCTCACGCGCATCGGCGCGCTCAGCGGTATCAGCATCCCCATCTACTGGAGCGGGCCGCTGCTCATCCTGCTGTTCGCGCAGTTCCTCGGCGTCCTGCCGACCAGCGGCCGCATCGGCTCCGCGCACTTCATCGACTCCGTCACCGGCTTCATCCTCGTGGACACGCTCCTGGAGGGCGACCTCCCCGCGTTCCGGTCGGCGTTCCGGCACCTCCTGTTGCCCGTCGTGGTGCTGGGCATCTACCAGATGGCGCTCATCTCGCGGATGATGCGCTCGTCGATGATCGAGGTCATCCGCCAGGACTACATGCGGACTGCCCGCGCGAAGGGCCAGGGCGAGAAGATTACGACGATGAAACACGGCCTCCGGAACGCCTTCATCCCCGTCATCACCATCATCGGCATCCAGTTCGGGGCGCTGCTCGGCGGTGCCGTGCTTACCGAGACCGTCTTCGAAATCAACGGCATCGGCACGCTGCTGGTCAGTGCCATCAACCAGAGTGACTACCCGGTCGTGCAAGCCACCGTGCTCGTGTTCGCGGTGATGTACACGCTGGTGAACCTCCTCGTCGACGTGACGTACTCCGTCCTCGACCCCCGCATCGAACAATGA
- a CDS encoding ABC transporter substrate-binding protein, whose product MAGNDSQVSRRSFLKAAGTATVAATATSSVAGCLGGGGGGGTLRYGRGSHSSTLDPHNTTSGEVAKVTNQAYETLIGFTPGEASLTENLATDWTMDGSNVTLQLREDVTFHDGTEFTADDFIASYRRFVDEDYEHYFEDASAYGPFTLGNWIDSVSKDGDYTLNITLTQTYAPFLRNLAMFVSVVISQDAIEGDTNLDEEMVGTGPFELSELDNANKRIQLTAFDDYWGDGANVDELLFLTRSQNSTRAQALIEDEMEIIDGLDPDTIQTIEDSDTASAETTQGINIGYMSFNMSRVEAFRDRRVRKAISYAIDTQSIVENIYSGIAEQADQPIPPALFGHSDDLSPYPHDPEQAQSLLEEAGYGDGFSFELTTFQNPRGYNPAPLPTAETIRSNLDEVGVSVTIDDRQFSDYLTYTSEGRHDASLAGWYTDNADPDNFCYVLLHPQCEVPQGQDWVSWDTEGFNTSNRSAWANTDFMNRVEEAQTSTEQSERAQLYREASQIAHDEAPWVYIDYAEEVRGVSNRVSNYTISAIGGPHLDLVELE is encoded by the coding sequence ATGGCAGGTAATGACAGTCAGGTCTCACGGCGCAGTTTCCTGAAGGCCGCCGGCACCGCGACCGTCGCCGCGACCGCGACGAGTTCCGTTGCCGGCTGTCTCGGTGGCGGCGGTGGCGGCGGCACGCTCCGGTACGGCCGGGGTTCGCACTCCTCGACGCTCGACCCGCACAACACCACCAGCGGGGAAGTCGCGAAGGTCACCAACCAGGCCTACGAGACGCTCATCGGGTTCACGCCCGGCGAAGCGTCGCTCACGGAGAACCTCGCGACCGACTGGACGATGGACGGCTCGAACGTCACGCTCCAGCTCCGCGAGGACGTGACCTTCCACGACGGCACGGAGTTCACCGCTGACGACTTCATCGCCAGCTACCGGCGCTTCGTCGACGAGGACTACGAGCACTACTTCGAGGACGCGTCCGCGTACGGGCCGTTCACGCTCGGTAACTGGATCGACAGCGTCTCCAAGGACGGCGACTACACGCTGAACATCACGCTCACGCAGACGTACGCGCCGTTCCTCCGGAACCTCGCGATGTTCGTCTCCGTGGTCATCTCCCAGGACGCCATCGAGGGCGACACCAACCTCGACGAGGAGATGGTCGGCACCGGGCCCTTCGAGCTCTCCGAACTCGACAACGCGAACAAGCGCATCCAGCTCACCGCCTTCGACGACTACTGGGGCGACGGCGCGAACGTCGACGAACTGCTGTTCCTCACGCGCAGCCAGAACTCCACGCGGGCGCAGGCACTCATCGAGGATGAAATGGAGATCATCGACGGGCTCGACCCCGACACCATCCAGACCATCGAGGACTCCGACACCGCCTCCGCGGAGACGACGCAGGGTATCAACATCGGCTACATGAGCTTCAACATGTCCCGCGTGGAGGCGTTCCGCGACCGCCGCGTCCGGAAGGCAATCAGTTACGCCATCGACACGCAGTCCATCGTCGAGAACATCTACTCGGGCATCGCCGAGCAGGCCGACCAGCCGATTCCGCCCGCGCTGTTCGGTCACAGCGACGACCTCAGCCCGTACCCCCACGACCCCGAGCAGGCGCAGTCGCTGCTCGAAGAAGCCGGCTACGGCGACGGCTTCTCCTTCGAGCTGACGACGTTCCAGAACCCCCGCGGCTACAACCCCGCGCCGCTCCCGACCGCCGAGACAATCCGGTCGAATCTCGACGAGGTCGGCGTCAGCGTCACCATCGACGACCGGCAGTTCTCGGACTACCTCACGTACACCTCCGAGGGTCGCCACGACGCCAGCCTCGCGGGCTGGTACACTGACAACGCCGACCCCGACAACTTCTGTTACGTCCTCCTCCACCCGCAGTGCGAGGTGCCACAGGGCCAGGACTGGGTGTCGTGGGACACCGAGGGGTTCAACACGTCGAACCGGTCGGCGTGGGCGAACACCGACTTCATGAACCGCGTCGAGGAAGCGCAGACGTCCACCGAGCAGAGCGAGCGCGCACAGCTCTACCGGGAGGCGTCCCAGATTGCCCACGACGAGGCACCGTGGGTGTACATCGACTACGCCGAGGAGGTGCGCGGGGTCAGCAACCGCGTGAGCAACTACACCATCTCGGCCATCGGTGGCCCGCACCTCGACCTCGTCGAACTGGAATAA
- a CDS encoding ABC transporter ATP-binding protein, with protein sequence MTDLLSLSGLRTQFETERGAVKAVDGIDLTIEEGETVGLVGESGSGKSVTALSAMDLVDDPGEVVDGRVTFRAADLAADLAGDFEGSVVPYPFELVDAVWEVVGDLRVGEGVESAPAELRGMSADLTGADDPADLADDVREAADRLDSGATESVVADALETAIDDADDGFVYVDDDARAELLRGADAADVDVTDGVLDLTDAPEEAMRKVRGGEMGMIFQDPMTSLNPAVTVGEQVAESLRLHRYGDRKPDTWLNAIREILPKVGGREHDEEVFEDVVDILTEVGIPEATSRLEEYPHEFSGGMRQRVLIAIALACQPRLLVADEPTTALDVTIQAQILDLIDDLQEEFGMSVLMITHDLGVVAETCDRVAVMYAGEIVEEGPVEEIFHNPSHPYTYTLLESIPTEDKERLTPIEGNVPDLIDMPDGCHFADRCPWAQPECREGEIPFLQHGAEDIDHRSKCILPEFDESEYGAEGVSTAAEHEIGEPLVELQEMRKYYAQESGWLDRFLPGEEPSVKAVDGISLDVHEGETLGLVGESGCGKSTAGRALLHLDPPTDGTVVFAGDDLGTLSKTELREKRKDMQMVFQDPMSSLDPRMTVGQTVMEPLKIHGLAEGHRRQRVVELLEEVGLDPSQYDRYPHELSGGQRQRVGIARALAVDPDFIVADEPVSALDVSVQAQIINLMEDLQEEYGLTYLFIAHDLSVVRHISDRVAVMYLGEIVEVAGTDELFGDPKHPYTNALLSAIPEPDPLAETGDRTILKGDVPSPIDPPSGCHFRTRCPSVIPPEDLDIEQERYREVMFYRQRVESRDIDLDAAREQAAGEAPADRAVADSGSDLYAVLHDQFFEEPLSGEARNAVDESFDHLAEGDWDGAEAVLSETFESVCERTDPHLGDEAHPAACHLFSDAE encoded by the coding sequence GTGACTGACCTCCTGTCGCTCTCCGGCCTGCGGACGCAGTTCGAGACCGAACGCGGCGCGGTGAAGGCCGTGGACGGCATCGACCTCACCATCGAGGAGGGTGAGACCGTCGGGCTCGTCGGCGAATCCGGCTCCGGGAAGAGCGTCACGGCGCTGTCGGCGATGGACCTCGTCGACGACCCGGGCGAGGTCGTGGACGGTCGCGTGACGTTCCGTGCGGCCGACCTCGCCGCCGACCTCGCTGGCGACTTCGAGGGCAGCGTCGTCCCGTACCCGTTCGAACTCGTCGACGCCGTCTGGGAAGTCGTCGGCGACCTCCGCGTCGGCGAAGGCGTCGAGTCGGCACCCGCGGAACTCCGCGGGATGTCCGCCGACCTCACCGGTGCCGACGACCCCGCCGACCTCGCGGACGACGTCCGCGAAGCCGCCGACCGGCTCGACTCCGGCGCGACCGAGTCCGTCGTCGCGGACGCCCTCGAAACCGCCATCGACGACGCCGACGACGGTTTCGTCTACGTGGACGACGATGCACGCGCCGAACTATTGCGCGGGGCGGACGCGGCCGACGTGGATGTGACCGACGGCGTCCTCGACCTCACGGACGCCCCCGAGGAGGCGATGCGGAAGGTGCGCGGCGGCGAGATGGGGATGATCTTCCAGGACCCGATGACATCGCTGAACCCAGCGGTGACCGTCGGCGAGCAGGTCGCCGAGTCGCTGCGCCTCCACCGGTACGGCGACCGCAAGCCCGACACGTGGCTGAACGCGATTCGGGAGATTCTCCCGAAAGTCGGCGGCCGCGAACACGACGAAGAGGTGTTCGAGGACGTCGTCGACATCCTCACCGAGGTCGGGATTCCGGAGGCAACCTCGCGGCTGGAGGAGTACCCCCACGAGTTCTCCGGGGGGATGCGCCAGCGCGTGCTCATCGCCATCGCGTTGGCGTGCCAGCCGCGGCTGCTGGTCGCCGACGAACCGACGACGGCGCTGGACGTGACCATCCAGGCCCAGATTCTGGACCTCATCGACGACCTCCAAGAGGAGTTCGGGATGTCCGTGCTGATGATCACCCACGACCTCGGCGTCGTCGCCGAGACCTGCGACCGGGTGGCGGTGATGTACGCGGGCGAAATCGTCGAGGAGGGTCCCGTCGAGGAAATCTTCCACAACCCCAGCCACCCGTACACGTACACGCTGCTGGAGTCGATTCCGACCGAGGACAAAGAGCGGTTGACGCCCATCGAGGGCAACGTCCCGGACCTCATCGACATGCCCGACGGCTGCCACTTCGCGGACCGCTGCCCGTGGGCGCAACCCGAGTGCCGCGAGGGCGAGATTCCGTTCCTCCAGCACGGCGCCGAGGACATCGACCACCGTTCGAAGTGCATCCTCCCGGAGTTCGACGAGAGCGAGTACGGGGCGGAGGGCGTCTCCACGGCGGCCGAACACGAAATCGGCGAGCCGCTCGTGGAACTCCAGGAGATGCGCAAGTACTACGCGCAGGAGTCGGGCTGGCTCGACCGGTTCTTGCCGGGCGAGGAGCCCAGCGTGAAGGCCGTCGACGGCATCAGCCTCGACGTCCACGAGGGCGAGACGCTCGGGCTGGTCGGCGAGTCCGGCTGCGGGAAGTCGACGGCCGGGCGCGCGCTCCTCCACCTCGACCCGCCGACCGACGGCACGGTCGTGTTCGCGGGCGACGACCTCGGGACCCTCTCGAAGACCGAACTCCGGGAGAAGCGCAAGGACATGCAGATGGTGTTCCAGGACCCGATGTCGAGTCTCGACCCGCGGATGACGGTCGGGCAGACGGTCATGGAGCCGTTGAAGATTCACGGCCTCGCGGAGGGCCATCGCCGCCAACGCGTCGTCGAACTCCTCGAAGAGGTCGGGCTGGACCCGAGCCAGTACGACCGCTACCCGCACGAGCTCTCGGGCGGGCAGCGCCAGCGCGTCGGCATCGCGCGGGCGCTCGCGGTCGACCCCGACTTCATCGTCGCCGACGAGCCCGTGAGCGCGCTCGACGTCTCCGTGCAGGCCCAGATTATCAACCTCATGGAGGACCTCCAGGAGGAGTACGGGCTCACGTACCTGTTCATCGCCCACGACCTCTCCGTGGTGCGCCACATCTCCGACCGGGTCGCGGTGATGTACCTCGGGGAAATCGTGGAGGTCGCGGGGACGGACGAGCTGTTCGGCGACCCCAAACACCCCTACACGAACGCGTTGCTGTCGGCGATTCCCGAGCCCGACCCGCTGGCCGAGACCGGCGACCGCACCATCCTGAAGGGGGACGTGCCGTCGCCTATCGACCCGCCGTCGGGCTGTCACTTCCGCACGCGGTGTCCGTCCGTGATTCCGCCCGAGGACCTCGACATCGAGCAGGAGCGCTACCGCGAAGTGATGTTCTACCGGCAGCGCGTGGAGTCCCGCGACATCGACCTCGACGCCGCGCGCGAGCAGGCGGCCGGCGAGGCTCCCGCGGACCGGGCGGTCGCGGACAGCGGCAGCGACCTCTACGCCGTCCTCCACGACCAGTTCTTCGAGGAGCCGCTCTCCGGTGAGGCTCGGAACGCCGTCGATGAGTCCTTCGACCACCTCGCCGAGGGCGACTGGGACGGCGCGGAAGCGGTCCTCAGCGAGACCTTCGAGAGCGTCTGCGAGCGGACGGACCCCCACCTCGGCGACGAGGCCCACCCGGCAGCGTGTCACCTGTTCTCCGATGCTGAGTGA
- a CDS encoding DUF7529 family protein — protein MNDNLATDGPTNQPTEQGWQAVVEDMAATAEAYRDRGWTTLELHPGDSVLVDSEFRTGLDVVLPGDEYEDLEAVAEDTTFTDVDVFQAAANSTTYLLVVEKDPDSETAVFVPAYYDTASSAEKLDTIRANDELRLFCRRLNDDYVEFVHADVDPFLPDDARPDRV, from the coding sequence ATGAACGACAACCTCGCCACCGACGGCCCGACGAACCAGCCGACGGAGCAGGGCTGGCAGGCCGTCGTCGAGGACATGGCGGCGACCGCCGAGGCGTACCGGGACCGCGGCTGGACGACGCTGGAACTCCACCCCGGCGACTCGGTGCTCGTCGACTCGGAGTTCCGCACCGGCCTCGACGTGGTGCTGCCCGGCGACGAGTACGAAGACCTCGAAGCGGTCGCCGAGGACACGACGTTCACCGACGTGGACGTCTTTCAGGCGGCCGCTAACAGCACGACGTACCTGCTCGTCGTGGAGAAAGACCCCGACAGCGAGACCGCGGTGTTCGTGCCCGCGTACTACGACACCGCATCCTCTGCGGAGAAGCTCGACACGATTCGCGCGAACGACGAACTCCGGCTGTTCTGCCGCCGGCTGAACGACGACTACGTTGAGTTCGTCCACGCGGACGTCGACCCGTTCCTCCCCGACGACGCGCGGCCGGACCGCGTCTAG
- a CDS encoding DUF5806 family protein, with amino-acid sequence MPERASPADWDLTPAVEPTEAPTDDTDDVPEDVREYARFSKMDGAQYDRVNEFLRDRTYITAREWAIARLCADFRTETGVEMTKIGENLPELVPFMTDTYSPQAVNQARSAFEDKVRMAGATFLYGAMSGFFTADELDDLMYEVTEVAKFLLEVEGVDLAVEEELEAEERISSVMRDVRSASDELRHDGTECPNCGHTIDADASADD; translated from the coding sequence ATGCCCGAACGCGCTTCTCCCGCAGACTGGGACCTCACGCCGGCCGTCGAGCCGACGGAGGCCCCGACCGACGACACCGACGACGTGCCCGAGGACGTCCGCGAGTACGCGCGGTTCTCGAAGATGGACGGCGCGCAGTACGACCGCGTCAACGAGTTCCTCCGGGACCGAACCTACATCACGGCCCGCGAGTGGGCGATAGCCCGGCTCTGCGCGGACTTCCGCACGGAGACCGGCGTGGAGATGACGAAAATCGGCGAGAATCTCCCGGAGCTGGTGCCGTTCATGACCGACACGTACAGCCCACAGGCGGTCAATCAGGCGCGGTCGGCGTTCGAGGACAAAGTCCGGATGGCGGGCGCGACGTTCCTCTACGGCGCGATGTCCGGGTTCTTCACGGCCGACGAGCTCGACGACCTGATGTACGAGGTGACGGAGGTCGCGAAGTTCCTCCTCGAAGTGGAGGGCGTCGACCTCGCCGTCGAGGAGGAGCTAGAGGCCGAGGAGCGCATCTCGTCGGTGATGCGGGACGTGCGGTCGGCGAGCGACGAACTGCGCCACGACGGCACGGAGTGCCCGAACTGCGGGCACACCATCGACGCGGACGCGAGCGCCGACGACTAG
- a CDS encoding universal stress protein — MKVLLGIGGADDSLDALHETVERAVETGDEVTVAVVENPDSDRSPEDLVEVARETLTEAGLATDVRQLSGDPGSSIVQLAETEEFDQIVLGGGQRSPMGKIRLGNIAEFVLLNARVSVKLVR; from the coding sequence ATGAAAGTGCTGCTCGGCATCGGCGGCGCAGACGACTCCCTCGACGCGCTCCACGAGACTGTCGAGCGGGCGGTCGAGACCGGCGACGAGGTGACGGTGGCTGTCGTGGAGAACCCCGACAGCGACCGGTCGCCCGAGGACCTCGTGGAGGTCGCTCGGGAGACGCTAACCGAGGCCGGCCTGGCGACGGACGTACGGCAGTTGTCCGGCGACCCGGGGAGTAGTATCGTACAGTTGGCCGAGACCGAGGAGTTCGACCAGATCGTGCTCGGGGGCGGCCAGCGAAGCCCGATGGGAAAGATTCGCCTCGGCAACATCGCGGAGTTCGTGCTGTTGAACGCGCGCGTATCCGTGAAGTTGGTGCGTTAG
- a CDS encoding GNAT family N-acetyltransferase yields the protein MADERAYPDEVADEFPRPPREFEDGEGRPIEVRAWEGEHGPGDDAFEAVVEMYVEFDPADRAQGVPPVGEQRIREWLENLFEQDGYDVLAWDDDEVAGHATLVPDNESTYELAIFVHQDYQGAGIGTKLIEALLGHGQEHGAEYVWLTVERWNRPAVALYEKVGFETAAAESFEMEMAIRLN from the coding sequence ATGGCCGACGAACGAGCGTACCCCGACGAGGTCGCGGACGAGTTCCCGCGGCCGCCGCGGGAGTTCGAGGACGGCGAAGGCCGACCCATCGAAGTGCGGGCGTGGGAGGGCGAGCACGGCCCGGGCGACGACGCCTTCGAGGCGGTCGTGGAGATGTACGTGGAGTTCGACCCGGCGGACCGCGCGCAGGGCGTGCCGCCGGTCGGCGAGCAGCGCATCCGGGAGTGGCTGGAGAACCTCTTCGAGCAGGACGGCTACGACGTGCTGGCGTGGGACGACGACGAGGTGGCGGGGCACGCGACGCTCGTGCCGGACAACGAGTCGACGTACGAGCTCGCCATCTTCGTCCACCAGGACTACCAGGGCGCGGGCATCGGCACGAAACTCATCGAGGCGCTGCTCGGCCACGGCCAGGAGCACGGCGCGGAGTACGTCTGGCTGACCGTCGAGCGCTGGAACCGGCCGGCGGTCGCGCTCTACGAGAAGGTCGGCTTCGAGACGGCGGCCGCCGAGAGCTTCGAGATGGAGATGGCGATTCGACTGAACTGA
- a CDS encoding universal stress protein has protein sequence MSLEVDTVLVPVDGTDASVTAAEYAFAVADRYDADAHALYVLGETVSRGIHAGEVDEPELADETRTFLNDVEELAPEDVHVDATIAYGFSTTRKLQHPGSVILDCAADVDADFLTIPREGLRDETGDVLEKAAEYVLLYASQPVLSV, from the coding sequence ATGAGCCTCGAAGTGGACACCGTGCTCGTGCCCGTGGACGGGACCGACGCCTCGGTCACGGCCGCCGAGTACGCGTTCGCGGTCGCGGACCGGTACGACGCCGACGCCCACGCGCTGTACGTCCTCGGCGAGACGGTCAGCCGCGGCATCCACGCCGGCGAAGTCGACGAACCGGAACTCGCCGACGAGACCCGGACGTTCCTCAACGACGTCGAGGAACTCGCGCCCGAGGACGTCCACGTCGACGCCACCATCGCGTACGGGTTCTCCACGACGCGCAAACTTCAGCACCCCGGCAGCGTCATCCTCGACTGTGCGGCGGACGTCGACGCCGACTTCCTCACCATCCCCCGCGAGGGGCTGCGCGACGAGACTGGCGACGTCCTCGAAAAAGCCGCCGAGTACGTGCTGCTGTACGCCAGCCAGCCGGTCCTCTCAGTCTGA
- a CDS encoding universal stress protein translates to MIETVVIATDGSESVGRAVAVALDFAERFDADVHALYVLEESEVESAPAEVREEMHDALEARGEEAVASIAEDADQRVTTAVREGRPAAEISQYARDVNADVVATGTRGRHGENRFLIGSVAERVVRTCPVPVLTVRQLDENE, encoded by the coding sequence ATGATAGAGACGGTGGTCATCGCGACCGACGGGTCCGAGAGCGTCGGGCGCGCCGTCGCGGTCGCGCTCGACTTCGCGGAGCGCTTCGACGCGGACGTTCACGCGCTGTACGTCTTAGAGGAGAGTGAGGTCGAGAGCGCGCCCGCGGAGGTCCGTGAAGAGATGCACGACGCTCTCGAAGCACGCGGGGAGGAAGCCGTCGCAAGCATCGCCGAGGACGCCGACCAGCGGGTGACGACGGCGGTCCGCGAGGGGCGGCCGGCGGCGGAAATCAGCCAGTACGCCCGCGACGTGAACGCCGACGTGGTCGCGACCGGGACCCGGGGCCGCCACGGCGAGAACCGCTTTCTCATCGGGAGCGTCGCCGAGCGCGTCGTCCGGACGTGCCCGGTGCCCGTGTTGACGGTGCGCCAGCTCGACGAGAACGAGTAG
- a CDS encoding DHH family phosphoesterase: MEDWVIEDEDMPPERKSLLPGKGFFIPDSIHEERKDREIREEAAGADVLVVADPDADGMACAAIVREVYGDAALVPAGPHELEDGLRRAAEFGELDCTVYVCDLCPDKYAYVEDELAYLVEHASDVHWYDHHQWTEDTEAAVREAGVDLVVGDSEEECTADVAVRSIDADLPRYLKELAAVTRDHDLWLKEDPRSDDLADYSYWVDTDEYMETIQEHGPDLPEDVMEFLEERRVEKNDFIDRAVSRASLREVNGWTVGVTYGRCSQNEVAEALREQGADAAVVVKPSGSASIRGTEEFQRAHEVARQVNGGGHPKAAGCKPDIYEDMLDYANHWTSQGATAKQVILDGFRNLDPEDDDE; the protein is encoded by the coding sequence ATGGAAGATTGGGTCATCGAGGACGAGGACATGCCGCCGGAGCGGAAGTCGTTGCTCCCCGGCAAGGGCTTCTTCATCCCGGACAGCATCCACGAGGAGCGCAAGGACCGAGAGATTCGAGAGGAAGCGGCGGGCGCGGACGTGCTCGTCGTCGCGGACCCGGACGCCGACGGGATGGCCTGTGCGGCCATCGTCCGCGAGGTGTACGGCGACGCGGCGCTCGTGCCCGCGGGCCCGCACGAACTCGAAGACGGCCTGCGGCGCGCCGCGGAGTTCGGCGAACTCGACTGCACGGTGTACGTCTGTGACCTCTGCCCGGACAAGTACGCGTACGTCGAGGACGAACTCGCGTACCTCGTCGAGCACGCCAGCGACGTGCACTGGTACGACCACCACCAGTGGACCGAGGACACCGAGGCCGCCGTCCGCGAGGCGGGCGTCGACCTCGTCGTCGGCGACTCCGAGGAGGAGTGCACGGCCGACGTCGCGGTGCGCTCCATCGACGCGGACCTGCCGCGGTACCTCAAGGAGCTGGCGGCGGTCACCCGCGACCACGACCTCTGGCTGAAGGAGGACCCGCGCAGCGACGACCTCGCGGACTACTCCTACTGGGTGGACACCGACGAGTACATGGAGACGATTCAGGAGCACGGCCCGGACCTCCCGGAGGACGTCATGGAGTTCCTCGAAGAGCGCCGCGTCGAGAAGAACGACTTCATCGACCGCGCGGTGTCGCGGGCGTCGCTGCGCGAGGTCAACGGCTGGACCGTCGGCGTCACCTACGGCCGCTGCTCGCAGAACGAGGTCGCCGAAGCGCTCCGCGAACAGGGAGCCGACGCGGCAGTCGTCGTCAAGCCCTCCGGGAGCGCGAGCATCCGCGGCACCGAGGAGTTCCAGCGCGCCCACGAGGTCGCTCGCCAAGTGAACGGCGGCGGCCACCCGAAGGCGGCGGGCTGCAAGCCCGACATCTACGAGGACATGCTGGACTACGCGAACCACTGGACGTCGCAGGGCGCGACCGCGAAACAGGTCATCCTCGACGGGTTCCGCAATCTCGACCCGGAGGACGACGACGAATGA